The Granulicella sp. 5B5 nucleotide sequence TCCACGGGCCTGCTCGCTCCCGGCTCCCGCGCCACGCGCCGTTACCTCTTCAAACTCCCGTCCCCCAAGCCGGGCCAGGCACTCTCCGATGACGCCGTCGCCGCCCTCAAAACCAAGGTCGAAGCTCTCCTCCCTGAGTCTCAGGTCTCCGACTACCGCGAGGCCAACCCCGCCCTCACCCGCGCCCTCGATGGCGCCACCGGTCTGCTCTCGCTCATGTCACTCGTCGCGCTCGTTCTCGGTGCAGTTGGCGTCGCCATGGCCATGCGTGCCCATCTGCAGCAGCGCCTCGATTCCATCGCGATCATGAAGTCGCTCGGCGCCGGCTCGCAGCAGATCATGAAGATCTACCTGCTGCAAACTGTCTTGCTGGGCTTAGCCGGAGGTCTCCTCGGCGTCATCCTTGGCCTCGGTGTACAACTGGCGTTCCCTCTCTTTCTCGCCAAGCTCCTGCATCTCACACCCAGCTTCCGCATCAACAGCCATGCCATCGCGATGGGTCTCATCGCCGGCCTGCTCACTACACTGCTCTTCACACTGCCCACGTTGCTCTCCGTGCGCAACATCCGTCCTATCCTTATCCTGCGCCGCGCCGTTGAAACCAACGAAGGCAACCTCTTCTCCCGCCTCCAACGCAATCTGCCATCGTTCGCGCTGCAACTCGGCGCGGTAGGCATCATCGTCCTGGGCCTCGTCGCGCTCGCCGCACGCGTCTCGGACTCCCGCCAGGTGGGTCTCGTCTTTGGCGCAGGCCTCGTCCTCGCGCTCCTCCTCCTCTACCTCACCGCGAAGCTCCTCATGCTCGCACTGCGCGCCCTGCTCTCGGTCACGAGACTGCACCTCCCGTCGTCGCTGCGCCACGGCCTCGCGAACCTCTACCGCCCCGGCAACCCCTCTGCCGCTCTGCTGGCGGCACTCGGCCTCGGCGTCATGCAGATCGCCGCCGTCTATATTGTCCAGCGTTCTATCGTGAACGAGATGCAGGTTGCCGTCGCCGAGAACCTCCCCAACATCTTCCTCATCGACATGACCACCGACGAGGTCTCCGGTGTCCGCGCCCTCCTCGCGCATCAACCAGCGGTGAAGGGAACACCCGAGCTCGTCCCCGTTGTCACCTCGCGGCTCACCGCCATCAACAAGGTTCCCGCCGATCAACTCAACAAGCGCCGCCGAGGCTTCGGTCGCTCGCTGCAGGGCCTCAACCTCACCTGGTCGCCCACACCCGATGCCCCGCCTCCCGGCGACAAGGTCACCTCAGGCAAATGGTGGACTTCGCAACAGGCCTCAGGCTCAGCCACACACCCACTCGTCGCCATCGAACGCAACCGTGCCGCTCGCCTTGACGTCCGCGTCGGCGACACCGTCACCTTCTCGGCGCAGGACCAGCCCTTCACCGCCACTGTTGCGGCGCTTTACGACACCGACAGTCGCCACGCCTACTCCCGCGCCGACTTCATCTTCCCACAGTCTGTCCTCGGCAGTTTCCCTGTCGTCTGGTACGGCGGCATCCACTGCGACCCAGCCTCCACCGCTCAATTGCGCCGCATCCTCTACGAGCACTACCCTACCGTCACTGTCATCGACGTCGCAGCCACTCTCGAGACCGTCCGACAGGTACTGCTCCAGATCACCTACGTCATTCAGTTCCTCGCGGCATTCTCCATCTTCGCCGGCATCGTCATCCTGGCGAGCGCCATCGCTGGCACGCGCTATCGCCGCATCCGTGAGGTCGTCGTCCTCAAGACCCTCGGCGCCACGCGCCCTCGCATCGCCACCATCTTCTCCATCGAATTCGCCGTTCTCGGCCTCATCGCCGCAGTCACAGGTCTGCTCTTTGCCAACATCATGGGACGCGCTCTGCTTCTCCACCAGTTTCACTTCGACTACCACTTCCAGCCCTGGCTTAACCTCACTGCAGTGGCCGGCATCGCTATTCTCACTGTCGCCGCAGGCTGGCTGGCCAGCCACCGCGTCCTCGGCCAAAAGCCCCTCGAAGTCCTCCGCGAGGAGTAAGCATACTTCTTTGCACAGCTCACGTTCTCCGGAAGGTTGACCCCCACCCCTCAACCCACGTACACTCAATAAGTCAGCTGATTGTGGTTCCCCCCTGGACCTGCAGCTAACGCACAATCTGCATTGCCCTCTCGTTCAATGGTAGGACTAGCGACTCTGACTCGCTCGATCGGGGTTCGAATCCCTGGGGGGCAACCACCACCTATCTGTAAGTTTT carries:
- a CDS encoding FtsX-like permease family protein translates to MPALSYATAARIASRELRSSRGKFAFVILSVAIGVAALTGVRGFSSAFRATLLLRARSIMAADLSARTNVAPTPDQQKGIDDLRTAGNDEATVTETLSMASSATSLDPLLVSLKAVDPAKYPFYGDVVLDPAIPLSQALTGNSVAVGDDLLLRLHLKVGDSIKLGTQLFRIATVVIDEPDRLSGSFAAGPRILLSNAALDSTGLLAPGSRATRRYLFKLPSPKPGQALSDDAVAALKTKVEALLPESQVSDYREANPALTRALDGATGLLSLMSLVALVLGAVGVAMAMRAHLQQRLDSIAIMKSLGAGSQQIMKIYLLQTVLLGLAGGLLGVILGLGVQLAFPLFLAKLLHLTPSFRINSHAIAMGLIAGLLTTLLFTLPTLLSVRNIRPILILRRAVETNEGNLFSRLQRNLPSFALQLGAVGIIVLGLVALAARVSDSRQVGLVFGAGLVLALLLLYLTAKLLMLALRALLSVTRLHLPSSLRHGLANLYRPGNPSAALLAALGLGVMQIAAVYIVQRSIVNEMQVAVAENLPNIFLIDMTTDEVSGVRALLAHQPAVKGTPELVPVVTSRLTAINKVPADQLNKRRRGFGRSLQGLNLTWSPTPDAPPPGDKVTSGKWWTSQQASGSATHPLVAIERNRAARLDVRVGDTVTFSAQDQPFTATVAALYDTDSRHAYSRADFIFPQSVLGSFPVVWYGGIHCDPASTAQLRRILYEHYPTVTVIDVAATLETVRQVLLQITYVIQFLAAFSIFAGIVILASAIAGTRYRRIREVVVLKTLGATRPRIATIFSIEFAVLGLIAAVTGLLFANIMGRALLLHQFHFDYHFQPWLNLTAVAGIAILTVAAGWLASHRVLGQKPLEVLREE